In Actinomyces radicidentis, one genomic interval encodes:
- a CDS encoding glycoside hydrolase family 31 protein — translation MASPLSNAASEPRLAPAPADAVVTGPGYRFTVLTDRLIRMESAADDRFVDAATQLVVNRDLGPVPDFQVLRGEDRVEITTEHLHLAYQPSRGFSRSGLQVSLRTGVLNPHGGTWHHGDVWDPAEKFPSNLGGTARTLDEADGRISLAPGLLAMHGIAVLDDSGSLLVDEDEWVRPRPGTSPVDGSTPDEDLYLFGYGQDYHGALRDFFALTGPTPLIPRALLGNWWSRYHAYTADEYLELMDRFAEEGLPFSVAVIDMDWHLVDIDPAIGNGWTGYTWDRKLFPEPKAFLDGLHQRGMEASLNLHPASGVRRHEEAYGPMMRALGRDPRSGEEIPFNIGDKEFTAAYLEHAHHPLEDEGVDFWWLDWQQGGTTDIPGLDPLWMLNHVHYLDAGRERTRTTADGGTETYRRRPVTFSRFADASSHRTPVGFSGDTIVTWDSLRFQPEFTSTAANIGYYWWSNDIGGHMFGVKDSELAARWAQLGCFSPINRLHSSKSPFNSKEPWRYSRDARATMEAHLRLRHRLVPYLYTWSRRAHSEGIGPVRPVYHDHPQQLGAYGHRTEFLFGDLLVVPVTHQGNRASGLAREDAWLPRGTWFDLATGRRYAVPAEGGSEVSLSRPLDQIPVLARAGSIITVADDLSEAAGSNPRSLGLVIVPGADGSAVLEEDDGSAEPGDESVVRTRFSLAWDDEAGAASLEISQEGADGVVPAEREVALHLLSVGGTGDGAEAAVSGAGSTGDRARVSRREADGFTLGKGLDVSLGTVRLGDGPVRVDLTGVRTRTPALRDEAFRILEPVEVEYLAKDRAWEAISSGLRGGALLGALRACGLPDEVLAAVAEIA, via the coding sequence ATGGCCTCTCCACTGTCGAACGCCGCCTCCGAGCCCCGCCTCGCACCCGCTCCCGCCGACGCCGTCGTCACGGGCCCCGGGTACCGCTTCACGGTCCTCACGGACCGTCTCATCCGCATGGAGTCCGCCGCCGACGACCGTTTCGTCGACGCCGCGACCCAGCTCGTCGTCAACCGCGACCTCGGCCCCGTGCCCGACTTCCAGGTGCTGCGCGGCGAGGACCGGGTGGAGATCACCACCGAGCACCTGCACCTCGCGTACCAACCCTCCCGCGGCTTCTCCCGCTCCGGCCTCCAGGTCAGCCTGCGCACCGGCGTGCTCAACCCGCACGGCGGCACGTGGCACCACGGCGACGTCTGGGACCCTGCGGAGAAGTTCCCCTCCAACCTGGGCGGGACGGCCCGCACTCTCGACGAGGCCGACGGCCGTATCTCCCTCGCCCCGGGGCTGCTCGCGATGCACGGCATCGCCGTCCTCGACGACTCCGGCTCGCTCCTCGTCGACGAGGACGAGTGGGTCCGTCCCCGCCCCGGGACGAGCCCCGTGGACGGCTCGACGCCGGACGAGGACCTCTACCTCTTCGGCTACGGCCAGGACTACCACGGCGCCCTGCGCGACTTCTTCGCCCTCACCGGCCCGACGCCGCTCATCCCCCGGGCGCTGCTCGGCAACTGGTGGAGCCGGTACCACGCCTACACCGCCGACGAGTACCTCGAGCTCATGGACCGCTTCGCCGAGGAGGGTCTTCCCTTCTCGGTGGCCGTCATCGACATGGACTGGCACCTGGTCGACATCGACCCCGCCATCGGCAACGGCTGGACCGGCTACACCTGGGACCGCAAGCTCTTCCCGGAGCCCAAGGCCTTCCTCGACGGCCTCCACCAGCGTGGCATGGAAGCGTCCCTCAACCTCCACCCCGCCTCCGGCGTCCGCCGCCACGAGGAGGCCTACGGGCCGATGATGCGGGCACTGGGCCGCGACCCGCGCTCGGGCGAGGAGATCCCCTTCAACATCGGCGACAAGGAGTTCACGGCCGCCTACCTCGAGCACGCCCACCACCCGCTCGAGGACGAGGGAGTCGACTTCTGGTGGCTCGACTGGCAGCAGGGCGGTACCACGGACATCCCCGGCCTGGACCCGCTGTGGATGCTCAACCACGTCCACTACCTCGACGCGGGCCGCGAGCGCACCCGTACCACCGCGGACGGCGGCACGGAGACCTACCGGCGCCGGCCGGTCACCTTCTCCCGCTTCGCCGACGCCTCGAGCCACCGCACACCGGTCGGCTTCTCCGGGGACACGATCGTCACGTGGGACTCCCTGCGTTTCCAGCCGGAGTTCACGTCCACGGCCGCAAACATCGGCTACTACTGGTGGTCCAACGACATCGGCGGCCACATGTTCGGCGTCAAGGACTCCGAGCTTGCAGCCCGGTGGGCGCAGCTGGGCTGCTTCTCGCCGATCAATCGGTTGCACTCCTCGAAGTCGCCCTTCAACTCCAAGGAGCCGTGGCGCTACTCGCGCGACGCCAGGGCGACGATGGAGGCGCACCTGCGTCTGCGCCACCGGCTCGTGCCGTACCTCTACACGTGGTCCCGCCGGGCGCACTCCGAGGGCATCGGCCCGGTTCGCCCCGTCTACCACGACCACCCGCAGCAGCTCGGCGCCTACGGCCACCGCACCGAGTTCCTCTTCGGCGACCTGCTCGTCGTGCCCGTCACCCACCAGGGGAACCGGGCGAGCGGCCTCGCACGGGAGGACGCCTGGCTCCCGCGCGGGACCTGGTTCGACCTGGCGACCGGACGTCGCTACGCCGTGCCCGCCGAGGGCGGCAGCGAGGTGAGCCTGTCGCGCCCGCTGGACCAGATCCCGGTCCTCGCCCGCGCAGGGTCGATCATCACGGTGGCGGACGACCTCTCCGAGGCGGCGGGATCGAACCCGCGGTCCCTCGGCCTCGTCATCGTGCCGGGAGCCGACGGGTCCGCCGTCCTCGAGGAGGACGACGGCTCGGCCGAGCCCGGTGACGAGAGCGTCGTCCGGACCCGCTTCTCCCTCGCCTGGGACGACGAGGCGGGTGCCGCCTCCCTCGAGATCAGTCAGGAGGGCGCCGACGGCGTCGTCCCGGCCGAGCGCGAGGTGGCCCTCCACCTGCTCTCCGTCGGCGGGACCGGCGACGGCGCCGAGGCCGCTGTCTCGGGGGCCGGCTCGACCGGCGACCGGGCACGGGTCTCGCGCCGCGAGGCCGACGGCTTCACCCTGGGCAAGGGCCTGGACGTGAGCCTCGGGACCGTCCGGCTGGGCGACGGTCCGGTGCGCGTCGACCTCACGGGGGTGCGCACCCGGACGCCCGCCCTCCGGGACGAGGCGTTCCGGATCCTGGAACCCGTCGAGGTCGAGTACCTCGCCAAGGACCGCGCGTGGGAGGCCATCTCCTCGGGGCTGCGCGGTGGGGCGCTTCTGGGCGCCCTGCGCGCCTGCGGTCTGCCGGACGAGGTCCTCGCCGCCGTCGCGGAGATCGCCTGA
- a CDS encoding SDR family oxidoreductase — protein MSAPEHTATDCEHPLRGRRVLVTGVSRRRGIGYAIACRAAGLGASVALHHFAPHDAEQPWGADDLTAVVEGVRSHLIPDAALVEVSADLADAAEPRRVVEAAAEGLGGLDGLVCNHAASGHDGRLEEIEPEDLDLHWRVNARASLLLVQAFAEVFQRPDAPDLTGSAVLMTSGQGLGPMPEEIAYCTSKAALSGMTPSLADGLADRGIRLNTVNPGPVDTGYMDDALREDVRAAFPAGRLSTPEDPARLICWLLSDEARWVTGQVISTEGGFRR, from the coding sequence GTGAGCGCACCCGAGCACACGGCCACCGACTGCGAGCATCCCCTGCGGGGCCGGCGGGTCCTCGTCACCGGCGTCAGCCGAAGGCGGGGCATCGGCTACGCGATCGCCTGCCGCGCAGCCGGGCTCGGGGCATCCGTCGCCCTGCACCACTTCGCGCCGCACGACGCGGAGCAGCCCTGGGGCGCGGACGACCTCACTGCCGTGGTCGAGGGGGTGCGCTCACACCTGATCCCCGACGCGGCCCTCGTCGAGGTGAGTGCCGACCTCGCCGACGCCGCCGAGCCCCGGAGGGTCGTCGAAGCGGCGGCCGAGGGGCTCGGTGGCCTCGACGGGCTCGTCTGCAACCACGCGGCCTCCGGTCACGACGGCCGGCTCGAGGAGATCGAGCCGGAGGATCTCGACCTGCACTGGCGGGTCAACGCCCGCGCCTCCCTCCTCCTCGTCCAGGCCTTCGCCGAGGTCTTCCAGCGCCCAGACGCACCCGATCTCACCGGTTCGGCAGTGCTCATGACCTCGGGACAGGGGTTGGGGCCGATGCCGGAGGAGATCGCCTACTGCACTTCCAAGGCCGCGCTCTCCGGCATGACGCCCAGTCTCGCGGACGGGCTGGCCGACCGCGGGATCCGGCTCAACACCGTCAACCCCGGACCGGTGGACACCGGATACATGGACGACGCGCTCCGGGAGGACGTGCGCGCCGCCTTCCCCGCGGGTCGGCTGAGCACGCCCGAGGACCCGGCCCGTCTCATCTGCTGGCTGCTGTCCGACGAGGCCCGCTGGGTGACCGGCCAGGTCATCAGCACCGAGGGGGGCTTTCGCCGTTGA
- a CDS encoding LacI family DNA-binding transcriptional regulator has protein sequence MAVTRADVARLAGVSPSTVTYVLTGRRSVSAPTKRRVRRAVTELGYHPDRSASALASRSLSTVGVLLRLDRSAIEADDLSYIEGVRAAVAEDGLQVVVPMNLRHDGEEGLRELVRSRSVDATVLMDVAPLDERERLLLTEGVPTILIGTSGTPGGAPGVDADFDAMARLAVAHLAGLGHRRLLLLSRLAGAEPANAYPAQVRAVLASARACGVELVHRSVPDDPIEGAALLEGGRLVGDCTATLSNNPWALTGLLAAARAMGLSVPGDLSMASLGVMIPNSVTASQVTEFGVDTFGLGHRAGELLLALGSDEPPRGVVLEPPVLTERGTTGPASPVLQ, from the coding sequence TGACCTACGTGCTGACGGGCAGAAGGTCGGTGAGCGCCCCGACCAAGCGCCGGGTGAGGAGAGCCGTCACGGAGCTCGGCTACCACCCCGACCGCAGTGCCTCCGCCCTCGCGTCCAGGTCCCTGTCCACCGTCGGAGTCCTCCTGCGCCTGGACCGCTCTGCCATCGAAGCGGACGATCTCAGCTACATCGAGGGCGTCCGTGCGGCTGTCGCTGAGGATGGCCTCCAGGTCGTCGTGCCCATGAACCTGCGTCACGATGGGGAGGAGGGGCTGCGTGAGCTCGTCCGCTCGCGCTCCGTTGACGCCACCGTCCTCATGGACGTGGCCCCGCTCGATGAGCGCGAGCGGCTGCTGCTGACCGAGGGAGTCCCGACGATCCTCATCGGGACCTCCGGGACGCCCGGCGGTGCGCCGGGCGTTGACGCGGACTTCGACGCGATGGCCCGACTCGCCGTCGCGCACCTGGCGGGCCTCGGTCACCGCAGGCTGCTCCTGCTCTCCCGCCTGGCGGGCGCGGAACCTGCGAACGCCTATCCGGCGCAGGTGCGGGCGGTCCTCGCCTCGGCCAGGGCCTGCGGCGTTGAACTCGTCCACCGCTCCGTCCCGGACGACCCGATCGAGGGAGCCGCACTGCTCGAGGGAGGTCGATTGGTCGGAGACTGCACCGCCACGCTCTCCAACAACCCCTGGGCCCTCACCGGTCTCCTCGCAGCCGCCAGAGCGATGGGGCTGTCCGTTCCGGGCGACCTCTCGATGGCCTCGCTCGGCGTCATGATCCCGAACTCCGTGACGGCCTCGCAGGTGACCGAGTTCGGCGTTGACACCTTTGGGCTGGGGCACAGAGCGGGCGAGCTCCTGCTCGCGCTGGGCTCTGACGAGCCACCGCGCGGAGTCGTCCTCGAGCCCCCTGTCCTCACCGAACGGGGGACGACGGGGCCGGCGAGCCCGGTCCTGCAGTGA